The proteins below come from a single Bryobacter aggregatus MPL3 genomic window:
- the coxB gene encoding cytochrome c oxidase subunit II, whose product MNVFSIFPERASTVAGEVDALYLFLLVVGIGMTAVIFGCVFFCAFRYHRKSDDERPKAIHGSLPLEITWSVIPFLVMMVMFAWGTELYFRNYVPPSKNTLDLYVVGKQWMWKIQHPQGKSEINELHVPVGQAVKLTLASEDVIHSFFIPAFRLKKDVVPGSYQTFWFEATKSGRYHIFCAEYCGTNHSRMIGWVTALEPADYQKWLAGGHDGESMAVQGEKLFQQYGCASCHANDTQGRCPSLHNVFGRRVLLEGGQTVTADEAYLRESILNPNATIVKGYPRDVMPVFQGQIPEEELMQLMVYLKSLSMPVAAEPASSPKSAPLPGRK is encoded by the coding sequence ATGAACGTCTTTTCCATATTCCCTGAGCGCGCATCCACCGTCGCCGGTGAGGTCGATGCCTTGTACCTCTTCCTGCTGGTGGTTGGAATCGGCATGACCGCGGTCATTTTCGGTTGCGTCTTCTTCTGTGCTTTTCGTTACCACCGCAAGTCGGACGATGAGAGGCCTAAAGCCATTCACGGTTCGCTTCCACTCGAGATCACCTGGAGCGTGATTCCCTTCCTGGTCATGATGGTCATGTTCGCCTGGGGCACCGAGCTGTACTTCCGGAACTATGTGCCACCCAGCAAGAACACGCTCGATCTCTATGTCGTGGGCAAACAGTGGATGTGGAAGATCCAGCATCCACAGGGCAAGAGTGAGATCAATGAGCTGCATGTGCCCGTCGGCCAGGCGGTGAAGCTCACACTCGCCAGCGAGGATGTTATCCACAGCTTCTTTATCCCAGCCTTTCGACTCAAGAAGGACGTTGTCCCCGGCAGCTACCAGACCTTCTGGTTTGAAGCGACAAAGTCAGGCCGCTATCACATCTTCTGCGCAGAGTATTGCGGCACCAATCATTCACGGATGATTGGCTGGGTGACCGCCCTCGAACCGGCGGACTATCAGAAGTGGCTAGCTGGAGGCCATGACGGCGAGTCGATGGCAGTGCAAGGGGAGAAGCTCTTTCAGCAATACGGCTGCGCCAGTTGCCATGCGAACGATACCCAAGGCCGCTGCCCCTCTCTGCATAATGTCTTCGGACGCCGGGTTTTGCTCGAAGGTGGACAGACCGTGACAGCAGATGAGGCTTATCTGCGCGAATCGATTCTGAACCCGAACGCGACGATCGTCAAGGGCTATCCACGAGATGTGATGCCGGTCTTCCAAGGGCAGATCCCCGAAGAAGAGCTGATGCAGCTGATGGTTTATCTCAAGAGCCTGTCCATGCCAGTTGCGGCTGAACCCGCATCCTCCCCGAAGAGCGCTCCCCTGCCAGGACGGAAATAA
- a CDS encoding SCO family protein: MNSARLLFLVWNLSLLGQVQTAWRPAILSSVGIEQKMGAQVPLDLPFSDETGQRVTIRQYTGKPIILALVYYQCPSLCNMVLNGLLRSVKTLSLQAGQDFEIVTLSFDPRETAQMAVAKKASYLRGYDRPGAEQGWHFLTGAERSTKVLADTVGFHYAYDNLTNQYAHSSAILVLTPDGRVAKYFYGIEYPVRDLRLGLIEAAGRRIGSPIDQVLLFCYHYNPANGRYGLVVMNVLRIGGLFTLGALSTFIFISLWRRDLRQQGMT, translated from the coding sequence ATGAACTCCGCCCGGCTCCTGTTCTTAGTCTGGAACCTCAGCCTGCTGGGACAGGTGCAGACCGCATGGCGGCCCGCCATTCTCAGTAGCGTGGGCATTGAGCAGAAGATGGGCGCTCAAGTTCCGCTGGATCTCCCCTTCAGTGACGAAACAGGCCAGCGCGTGACGATACGCCAATATACCGGCAAGCCGATCATCCTGGCGCTGGTTTACTACCAGTGCCCTTCCCTTTGCAACATGGTGCTCAACGGGCTGCTCCGCAGCGTGAAGACATTGTCGCTCCAGGCGGGCCAGGACTTTGAGATCGTCACGTTGAGCTTTGACCCTCGCGAAACAGCGCAGATGGCAGTCGCGAAAAAGGCGAGCTATCTGAGAGGCTATGACCGGCCGGGCGCAGAGCAGGGCTGGCACTTTCTGACAGGCGCGGAGCGTTCGACGAAGGTCCTGGCGGACACCGTCGGATTCCATTATGCCTATGACAACCTGACCAATCAGTATGCCCACAGCAGCGCCATCCTGGTGCTGACACCAGATGGACGCGTCGCCAAATACTTCTATGGAATCGAGTACCCAGTGCGCGATCTCCGTCTGGGCCTGATTGAAGCCGCCGGACGGCGGATTGGCTCTCCGATCGATCAGGTGCTGCTGTTCTGCTATCACTACAATCCGGCGAATGGGAGGTATGGGCTTGTCGTGATGAATGTGCTGCGCATCGGGGGACTCTTCACACTCGGCGCACTCAGCACCTTCATCTTCATCAGCCTCTGGCGCCGCGATCTCCGGCAACAAGGAATGACATAA